A stretch of DNA from Phormidium ambiguum IAM M-71:
AATAATGTGACATCATATCCTTGTTTTGCTAGGTGATATGTTGCTCCTAATCCTGCCCAACCCGCACCAATAACAACTACTTTTTTATTATGGGTTTCTGTTGCCATTACTTAACCTTGTTGTTTGCTTGCGATCGCAAAATCTCCTTTTCCATTTAAGGTGGGAATATCCCACCTTACTCTTCCTAGCCTTTTAATGTATCAAAGGCGGCTCTAATTGTTTCGATTCTGTTCCGATTTACGCCTAAATCAGATTGCCCTAATCTGGAAGCTGAACGCACATGAATTACTTTCGCAGCTTCATCCAAGTAGAATTCTACATCATCCACATATCCCATAATCTTGCTTTTAAATTCAGCATAGATGTAGTTGGGAGATTCAGAGATAATTTTTGTTCTTTCTTGGGATTCAATTACCTTTTTCAAAGTCGCAATTGCTTCTGCGGGAGATGTATTATAAACTAATGGCTCAATTTTGTGCTGCGTATCTGTGCTTTGGCTACTAACACAATTCGGTGTATTGGGACAAGGCGTTAATTTGCCATCGTTGACACCAAGATTAGTAGGTCTTTTCCCGGCGAACATTGTCATTCCTCCCGGTGAAACTATATTGATTCCTAGTAAAAGAATAGTCGCAATTAGCAGAGATAATAAACTAATAATTAACCGCTGTAAAGGCGATCGCTTTTCTGCTTTGCTTTCCACCATAAACTACAATAACCCGGATGCAACTGTTAAATTATCCCACATCACTCACCAAAAAACCATACACAAATCCCAATTATTTGGATAAACATCTGCGTTCATCTGCGTGTATCTGCGGTTTAAATTTTATTCTTCCTACTTCTCAACCCACAGATTTAACTTATTGACAGCTATTTCCCCACGCCGATAAATTTCCTTAGCAAAATCCGTCCACATCCCTTGTCCCCAATACCGAAAACAACTCGTTTGCAACAACAAGTTATACATTAAAGCTTCCCGATACTCAGATTCTTGAGTTATATTCCCTGGTAAAGAATCAACTTTTTGATGAAACAAAACACTCAATTGATTCATCGGAGACAAAACATTTTCATAACCTTTCACCCAGCTAATATGATTTGTCCAAGAAGCACCATCCACATGAAAATTATGGTTGGTTTCTTGCAATTCCTGAATCGCTTTACCTACAGTTTCTGGCGTACAATTTTCCGGCGAAACTTTTTGCCAAATCAAATGTTGATTAATCGGTTGACAAGTGGGATAACTATTAGGATGACAACCTGCTTCTTCAATTAATTCTAAATATTCTGTGCCATTCATTGCCACAACTCCCGATGTTCCCCCACCATTATCTTTAATTTCATAACAAGCGCGGAAGAAAGCACTCGGAAATTCGTTCATCATCACTCCGCCATTTTCTCCATCACCAATTTGACTGACTATTGGCGGAATTTCCACACCTCCTAACGTTTGTCGAGAAAGGGTTTTTGCTTCATAATAAGGTTGCATTTGTCCGACTAGTTTCGTATCGGAACCTTGAGTTTTAATTAAAGCGGTAATACTAAGTTCTTCGCCTTGGGAATTT
This window harbors:
- a CDS encoding DUF1499 domain-containing protein, with protein sequence MVESKAEKRSPLQRLIISLLSLLIATILLLGINIVSPGGMTMFAGKRPTNLGVNDGKLTPCPNTPNCVSSQSTDTQHKIEPLVYNTSPAEAIATLKKVIESQERTKIISESPNYIYAEFKSKIMGYVDDVEFYLDEAAKVIHVRSASRLGQSDLGVNRNRIETIRAAFDTLKG